The segment gataaacacaaaACCTAAAACAAATgcagaaaaataatagaatacatacatacatatggtcacgtctatatcccttgcggggtagacagagccaacagtcttgaaaagactgaatggccacgttcagctatttggcttaatgatagaattgagattcaaatagtgacaggtaaaaataatagaacttacagaatattaaataaaaacaaatagtacAGAGTCCTGTCATGCCAATATGAGATTTTTTTCACACTacctaaatacatatgtatttatgtacagtTGGAGATAGGTAATCATAACAGTCTTGCTTCCTCGCCTCACTGGGAAAAACCCTAGGTCTGCCTATGCCAACCAACCTGGATTAGAACAGGTGAAGCAAGGTTTTAGATGAAGCAACTCCTTTTTGACCTATTGGGTTATGGTTACACGAACTACATCCAAATTTTTGGTTCCCTCATGATTTTTTCCTTCATAGTACAAGCATCGGCTTGCTAACTGACTGTGTGTTATCTTATACAAAGATATTGTTTAAtgtgggattttttttatttttgtagcaaGGCATATATTTCACATATATCTATATGTGAAATATatgatttatgtttattagttatttatttattgtctcTGATGAGATATGACCTCAGGTCAAATTCTGAACACATAGTCAAATTTCGAAATCTCATTAAGGTGATGTCTAAAACTGgtttagttaattatttcCTTATCAGTTGATTTCTGTggcaaagtaaaaatataaatggtgCGTATTTTTGTAACAAGGCAAAGATAAACATCATCAAATTTATTGTAGTCATTGTCCTGTAACAATAGGATGCACAAGtgctagaaaaataaaacagtggTGTGTTGAATCTTAACATTATGAAGAGGTTTTTCAAATAAGTGATAAAATTAACACATGACGAAAACAACTACATCTTGTTATTTGATGTTGGCGCCAGGGCAACAGCCCGACAAGAAATTACGTTCAATGCCACAAAGCCAGACGACAAAGAACTTACAATAGCCTTGTGTTCGTAATGTTTCATGTAAACATGCCCCAAAAGTCAAACCACTCAACGATATTTTACCAAAAGCTAACCATATTGCATTATCCATAAATTGCAAGGAAACCTTACACTGTCATATTACCAGCTCCTCGAACTACGATGGGATCAGGCACTAACGTCACATGTGTTTCTTCTATATTCTCTTCACTCTCAGTCTCATCTGGATAAATTGCATCGAAATCTGCCATTTTACTTTAACACTAACTAAATTACAGCTGTAAGATATTATAAACACATAACAAACCAGGactgtttgtaaaataatttttattcatggaAGAGAAAAGTGACGTTCCATTTCGTAAAcactttactttttaaatctgtttgCTGTCTGTCATTACACGGTATCGTGAAGGCAGGATTTTGACAATATAAGTGTTGCcgcatgaaaaaaaaagttagatATAATAAACGTTTGTACACAATAAGCGGGCCGGGCCTATGAATGGGTTTCGATTAACGTCCGTTGTTTCGCTTGCAGTTTCAATGGCTCTCTAATGGCGAACACTAACGCCATTTGAGAGTCAATCCAAGCATTCCTTGTCAAAATTCGGTGGTCCGGTTTTTACCTGGCAAAAGCCGCGTGACGCGAAGGTGGTACGCGTacaggatcatggttacagGTGGCCCTCGGTCACTTCTAGACCACGCCATCGAGATAAACTCTAGGAGGATGATAATCTGCAGGAATCCAGAGCAAAAGTTCAAAAGATATTAAGAGCATTAAAGCCATTTAATGAGCGTTTCTTATTTTTGACGTTTAAATCAATGAGCTCTTTCTGATCTCTCTGATTTTTGTATGTTCCGAAAAACCATTgagcagattgaggtcaaacgcacttAAATTACCAGTAAAATATTATCCACATCTATACATGTAGTacaacagtaaaaatattttgtctgtacatttagtatttttgactaaaATGGATAGAAGGACActtaaatgaataatagaaagcaatttttttttaaatttcttctcTGTCTATctttatgtataatcacgcttatctccgaaagtactgaaccgatttacttaaatctttcgccaattgctttgttttaattcagaaaaacatttaaagattGTTTgttcaaaatcggttcactaaaaataaagttatcgacatttgaattaactcaaggcatgagtttgccttgagttcattcaaatttaaaattagttacaaatagattacaaaatttcaaattcaaaatcatttatacgacagcataatacctatatcatataaatataagtgaaaatcagtttgataatattctgGTTTTGCCACACATAACATGCGTAATTCtcacgtaaaaagatttttggtttgttagtctactttagtggttcccgacaccaatacaaaaaagaataggaccactccatctctttcccatggatgtcgtaaaagacgactaagggataggcttactacaaatttgattctttttttggcgatgggccagcaacctatcactttttgaaactcaattctattattaagccaaatagctgaacgtggcaatacattcttttcaagcctattggctctgtctaccccgcaagagatataggcgtaaccatatgtatgtttgtagttCGATGGTCAAGTGGttggcgcgtgagactgtgaagttggcggtgcaagttcgagtcccaacaaaaacaagatttttttattaaagatatttgtgttgtttgaggtttattaaaaaaaaattgaaaatcaaaaaactacatataataaaacggtaaaaatattttgtctatacatataatattttgactgaaacggatagagaatttattttacattttttgtctgtttgtctgtatctgactgtatgatcaagattcaactcgaaatttacccggacgaagtcgcgggcaacagctagttattaaataaaattgaaattccacgcgaacgatgTTTGGCTAAAAACAAatcaaactttatttattactttaaataagtattatattatcttcCTCCCCATCCCCTCTGGCGAGGAACACGGACTATGTTATGACCACACAAGATTAATGGTAtctattaataaagtaatttacatgccaaatttcaaatttctgaTTCCAGTGTTTAGGACTTAGGACTGTGCTCAGAGTCAgcatctttataaaaatagataaatactagctgtcccggcaaacgttgttttgccacaaaaattatttttaagtaatttctagaaaaaaaaaagttcactaagggatatgaaaaatagatgttagccaattctcagacctactgaatatgcatgcaaaatttggttaaaatcggtatagccgtttcggaggagtacggagacaaacattgtgacacgagaattttatatataagattagtAATACACATGGGAAATTCTTGTACACGTTGTCCAGTCCAAGTTAGGTTCGAGATTTAGTTGCTAGACTGGTGAACTGATGCAAAGTTCGATTAAAACGTATAAGGACAGAGTATAGGTAGTTATTAATAACGGCCTATGTGTGGAACCACTATCACACTCACACATACTTACTTGTCTTGTATAGTGATAACGCGCAGCTGTGACCCAAAAAGTCTCGTGTCGTACAGCTTACACGAAGACATAATTAATGTCCtattagataaaataatcCTGATATTAACCAACTTAAAAAAGGacgaggttctcaattcgacgtTAAATGTGTTTGTCAATTCCTCCTCCTCAGTCGTTCACTCTtgtcagagtggtcgtggttttATGATGATGCGTCTTCTTTGGATAATGCAGCCCCAGCGATGCGCCTCCATGCGTTACGGGAACATTGGACTATAGATGCTTGTCAATTAGTTGAATACTTTCCGGGTGGATCGTGGATGAGGATGAGTCTATGAAtttatatagattatatattatatatattctcATCGATCTAAGTTCTGGCATGAAATGGTACTGCTAATAGTCTCGGTTTAATGAGACATATGCATTGAGGAATGAGTTAAGGAATATTTCTATGAAAATATCATGGTATGGAACCCTCATGGAATCTTTATTTCGCTTGCAGTGGCACTCATCTTTCTACTATATATgtagttatacatatataggtacctatcttttattattgttgtacTTGTTTAGCTCAGAAAATATTTACTGATTTCGTGGTTAAATGTTGTTTGTAAAGATCCAATCCAATGCTTGGTTCCAATGTATTTTACTCGTTTTTGCTATGTAGATTAAAATGCTGTTAAAAATTGAGAATTCCTAGTAAGTTATTGCAAAAGTTGCACCTTTATCCTcttaattcttaaaatatggttaatatttgatatttgtatAGAATGAATAAGTCATAGGCAATATTATCAAGGATGTAGGGCCGACCATGACAAATCGGACCATTTCTAAGCGGGCGTTGCCTGCATTGCTCGGATCACGCATGCGTATAAAAGCGACGTGTGCGCACCCTTCAGTGTTCACAGCAGGTCAGACCCCGACGTACCTACACAAAATGAAGGTAAGTGGACagtttatatacctaaatacttaAGTTAAAGTACTTTTAATAAGTCTGTAAAttagttacttaaaaatatttttttatcctgTAATTTCAGTTTGTATCTTACTAATCTCTGGCTAaccttaacttttttattaaggcTGTAGTTATCTAGAGGAATAACCGTCGTTGGTGGTAAAGAGGTTAAAGTTTCCTAGTCGAAAGCGTACTCATCTTAAGCTGCCCGGATTCGAATTCCACTGAAGTCATTTTCTTTTCTCAGTTAATACCATTGCCTTTTCTAATGGCGAGCGATGTCTTATTGCGAGTAAAATCTTCTACTATTTAATAGGGAATAAAGGTATATCAAAAACCTAACAAATTTAATCCAGGATCGTGGTTATAGGCGGACCTCGGGCTTCTCTCTAGAAAAAAAAGGTCATACATATCTGGGACCAAAGCTATTGTCAAGAGGATTTTGCAACTATGACTCTTTTCaccattcatacatatttaacaAGGCGGTGATTTGTATTGATTAAACCCAACCCATGTTTTTTTCACAGGTGTTGATTTTGGCTGCTATCCTGGCGGTGTGCAGAGGAGCGGCCGGCATCGTGCCCGTGGCCGCCCCTCTAGCGTACGCCCGGCCCTATGGACTCGGTCTACATGCGCCCTTAGCGGCACCCCTGGTAGCACGGCCGGCTTTTGCCTCGCCGTATGCTGTGGCCCCAGCTATCGCCAAAGTAGCCGCTCCGGTAGAGGATTACGATCCAAACCCTCAGTATTCTTACGCGTATGACATTCAGGATGCATTAACAGGTTAGTTTTAGAATATTTGTCACAAAGTTGGTTAGGTGGTAGCTTCGGTCAATATATGCCATCAATGTTAAAACGACAGTCACATCACATTCAACTTACTTAACTGCGTAAGCTCTACTAAGGTTTTCCATTGCAAAAAGATGGAAGatggaaataatattattatctatataattggagaaaaaattaaataatattactttcTTTAATCAGGTGATTCAAAGAGCCAGCAAGAATCTCGTTCCGGCGACGTCGTTCAAGGCTCGTACTCGCTGGTGGAGCCTGACGGTACCCGTCGCGTGGTGGAATACACCGCCGACCCTCAGAACGGCTTCAACGCTGTAGTTCACAAGGAGCCCCTCGGAGGGGTGGTCAAAGCGGTGGCGCCTGTGGCCGCAGCCCCTGCCTACATTCACTAGTCCAACAGTATCAAATGTTTAGGCGGATTTGGAGAATGCAAGTCACTGGCTTAGAGGActgttccatttttaaattattttatttattgttcatagttgatttattttatcggACGGTAGAGATGTAATGATTTGCAAATAGGCAGAAGTGAAGGCATATTTTCTgaacttttttattctaaaagtTATTAGTTTGTACAGTAAGAAAGGTTTATTAAAgtaggtatagttattttaggatCCGACTTAGTTCATCTAAGGGTAATTATGTAAAGGGGAATCTCATACGATTTTAGGGAGTGTTTCGCCAGTTTAATTTCAGCAGACGACCGAATTATGTCTAAATCCGTCTAAACTACGTTTTTCCGTTTATTTGAAATGAGCTGAGTATTTAtggttatttatattaaataaggtTAATGCTAAGGTAATAAATAAGAGGAATCgatttgatttgttttttttcaattttatatctcatctttgcgtgttcccatTAGTGCTTTCGCCACTGTGTTTTGAGGCCCGGGGTTcgcttatatttaaaaattgtcattAAATAATACCTTAATCTAAAACCATTGAAGTTTCATACAAGTATGAAGTGGAGCAATATGACGCTGTGTCCTAACCTAACGTGTAAAAGTAATATCGCGTACTGAATTACTAAATGTGTGTCAGCCGCGCCTTACTTATtcctagtatataataataaaaaatataaccgtGCTTGTGTACACTAAAATTATTCACATATTTCGCAGgtagataaatacatactatgAATAATAGTTAAAGTAACagttgtatatatacatacatacgtaaaatcacgtcttaacCCTAACGGGGAacacagagccaataatcttaaaatactaaaatgccacgttcaagctgtttattatgtagtaaaatttatacaaaaatattaaatttaagatttgcTCCTGTAAAGACTATGCTAATGACCAAGCTAAGTAAAGACGAGCGTCGGTGGTACCCGAACAAAAAAGTGCCAAACACAGGGTGGCACAATTTCAAATTCCATTGCGATCAGAAAAGCCATACATAAAACCatgattattttcttagtgtttgtacattagtttggttGTACGAGGAGCGAGAAGGCCGCGCGGCAGTGATATCGATCCTCCAGAGAGTTGAGTACACGATTGAGATTACCGCTAGGCTGAATAAACCTTTTATCATTTGATACTTTCCATCGATatgatgcaataaagagtaaaCCAAATTGAcattatacatacgtacatataatcacgtccttatcccttgcggggtagacagagctaacagtctcgataagactgataagccacattcagctgtttggcttagatagaattgaaattcgaatagtgacaggttgctagctcaacgcctaaaagaagaatcctaagatTGTACGACATCTAAGGCAAAGAGATGGgttggtcctatttttttttctattggtgccgggaatcacaggACACAAATTCTTCAATcgatacttttaaattttccgGTGGCGGCGGTGGCTCCCCAATTAATTAGTTACTAGGTACTTGTTCTAGTCATACAATACGAACATAGTTTATaacagataaatttatttcaagtatTTACGTCGTCAACGTCTTTAGATACGAATACGAGTAGGCCCATGCTTAATTCCCGTGTAGATTTCTAGGAAGTATGTTACTCATACTTGTTTTTAATCGATACAAACCGTCTCTTTATAGTATTGCACatctataagtatatattatctctatattatatctacctatatatatCACATGTTCTAAAAACTTTATCCGAGAAACACatgctttaaattttaaagcttTCTATACCCAATCTTTatccaataattaaaaaaataaaacataagtaGCTCATGTTTGAATAATCAAAATAGATGTTAACAGAGTACTTACgactgcaataaaaataagatcaTTGCTAGATTTTATACTTAagttaacaattatttatgaGCTGCAAATTTCGATTCTaggattataatatttttaaaacaggctatgtaataaatgtgagacttaacatattttaatacttattatttggTGGCGTCATACTGGTTTTGCCAAAAGTGATCCAAAATATACTTAGGTACGTCTTgctaagtatatattataataacgttaaaaacataataacgtaaatttaaaaaaaataatattataatgcgtTCGCAATGCTTTTTATGAGCGCTGCCTTTttgattatggattttcctttatattttgggtGACTGaaagaaatcccaattgggattagtccgccattgtacatattcttttaaatccaatggctgttttgtaatttgttatatttctttttatgtgccataaggagtttataaataaacaaaaaaaaaattatcaaatgtAAGCAACGAAAGTTAAGGAAATAAAAGTTTCTGCTTCAATATTTGCCCAAAGCCAGTCTTATTCGTAAAAATGAGACAATAAACAGGATTGAAATAATGAGATCAATTTATAAATCGATGCATATAAATACTTCTTCCcttaactaatttaaaatacctacacaCATTTAAATACTGAGATGTCTAATACAACTACTTTATCAATAAGCCTTGCACACAAAGTAGCTCGTTGATAtcttttgtatgaaaatgttAGTGGAACATTGTCTTTTGATGTAGGAGTTATTATCCACttgaaattaaacttttttactCCTAATAACCAACCATAATCATTTCGTATAAGGGTAAAATtagttaaaacatattttttgtaatatcctAAAATAGTAGGTAACAGCTTTTCAGCAATCTCATAATTGTGTGCCACAATTATGTTGCTGAAAAgctacaaaataatttgatgCACTATTAAAGATACATCTTTTTATCCATCATTGAAATTACATCAACTGAGGCGTCTAGTTTCAAAGTCCGCTAAAAgactttttcataaaaattgagGTAATAGATAAAAATGGCGCCAGGACGTATTCTTTTTATGATGTCATTATCATCTCTCATCAAAAACTGGCAAAACTTATAGAAATTTGCACTCAAAACTTTACATTCATTGCAAATCCCGCTAAAATACGTGTTGTTTACTTCAAAATCCGCTAAAAAGAAATTAGCCAATGACAGCGCGGTATTGTGATCACGTGTCATTCAAAACAGTATGGCAGTTTTTTTATCTCAGGTGAAAGGTTGCTCcggttttttattgtttttaataagaaaacatgGAGAATTTAGTTCAATTTGTGCAAAAATGTGATCCTAAGGAAGCGCGGAAGAAACTACGCGACATTCCTTCATGGAAACGCACTTAGGAAACTCGAAAACTGTAGGTAAAAAGTTACTGTAAAACTACTTTCAAAGTGTTTTGATGGTGTTATGCAAAATGAGTAATTAGTATAGTTATatattgtaggtacattaatttttcagtCAACACGTACTTACAAAGTACCttcattatatttagttttaatattcacatttaattttaatatcaaccTGATATTTAACGTTTAAGGATTGTTAAATTAACTACCGACTTCGTACTTAGTATTGAATACTgtttagcaaaaaaataaatgatataatgaTGCGTATGACGGTCCACGCttcttgaaaattaatctGATAATAAACAATGGAATAAAATCGAATAATGCGTGGTATGTACTACCTGACATAATCCATTCACATTAATGCTTTTACCTGCTTTTTCCAATGATAGTATTAAAActgctaatattttattaattattttgttttatttttaaaaccaaaatttattCACTTACTGTCTTGTC is part of the Amyelois transitella isolate CPQ chromosome 20, ilAmyTran1.1, whole genome shotgun sequence genome and harbors:
- the LOC106131425 gene encoding larval cuticle protein A2B-like; its protein translation is MRIKATCAHPSVFTAGQTPTYLHKMKVLILAAILAVCRGAAGIVPVAAPLAYARPYGLGLHAPLAAPLVARPAFASPYAVAPAIAKVAAPVEDYDPNPQYSYAYDIQDALTGDSKSQQESRSGDVVQGSYSLVEPDGTRRVVEYTADPQNGFNAVVHKEPLGGVVKAVAPVAAAPAYIH